In Achromobacter spanius, the following proteins share a genomic window:
- a CDS encoding LysR family transcriptional regulator, translating into MKRFHFDSTALRYFLTVVDTGSVNGAAARLNVVSSAVSRQIAGLEQRLQNQLFERHPKGMRVTEAGRILADHARRVEADAARTYAEIGGHNGRYTQTVKIAGAHGVAANALPPKFAAFQAHHPCVRFHLTVLDAGLVTERVRSAQADIGVTYSHAAEKDIAVVYARPAEIVAVMRPGHPLAAHGTVHLTQLSAYPLALPEGGSALRRLLDTAASLYNTTLSPAFTSNYPEAVYHYVLAGNAVSLCARLTAAAQLNDGKLICRPVDDALLNGGQIQVQTHVSRPLPDAAHRFLRFMRSDTADLF; encoded by the coding sequence ATGAAGCGATTCCACTTCGATAGCACAGCGCTTCGTTATTTCCTTACCGTCGTCGACACGGGATCCGTCAACGGCGCCGCCGCGAGGCTGAACGTCGTCAGTTCGGCCGTCAGCCGGCAGATCGCGGGTTTGGAACAACGCCTGCAGAACCAGTTGTTCGAGCGGCACCCCAAGGGCATGCGCGTCACCGAAGCGGGCCGCATCCTGGCCGACCACGCGCGCCGGGTGGAAGCCGACGCGGCGCGCACCTATGCCGAGATCGGCGGGCACAATGGCCGCTACACGCAGACCGTGAAAATCGCCGGCGCCCATGGTGTCGCGGCCAATGCATTGCCACCGAAGTTTGCCGCGTTCCAGGCCCATCATCCCTGCGTGCGCTTTCACTTGACGGTGCTGGATGCCGGCCTGGTCACCGAGCGGGTGCGCTCGGCGCAGGCGGACATCGGGGTGACCTACAGCCATGCCGCCGAAAAAGACATCGCGGTGGTCTACGCCCGCCCTGCCGAGATCGTTGCCGTGATGCGGCCCGGCCATCCCCTGGCCGCCCATGGCACGGTGCACCTGACGCAACTGTCGGCGTATCCGCTGGCGCTGCCCGAAGGCGGTAGCGCATTGCGGCGGCTGTTGGACACGGCGGCAAGCCTGTACAACACCACGCTGTCGCCGGCGTTCACGTCCAACTATCCCGAGGCCGTCTACCACTATGTGCTGGCCGGCAATGCCGTGAGCTTGTGTGCGCGACTGACCGCAGCTGCACAACTGAACGACGGCAAGCTCATCTGTCGCCCGGTCGATGATGCCCTGCTCAATGGCGGGCAAATCCAGGTCCAGACCCATGTGTCCCGGCCGCTGCCGGATGCCGCGCACCGCTTCCTGCGTTTCATGCGCAGCGACACGGCGGACCTGTTCTGA
- a CDS encoding methyl-accepting chemotaxis protein, with amino-acid sequence MFKNLKIRTGLFAVLTLFVLALAGATTMGWSFAKAADDAVDDLNRVSTEQTRPLYETQVLLLRTRITLVAAFLDVQAGRASQAQASVDQAAKFLGDARQRYAVFQQVPKLSDAARKMTADLDGVFDAYVRSIDALAEALQKQSADNYVNAVAQARTADAQFEQRISALLNHTERRAIEINDASDRRYLQAETAAIIMLGLALILAIGCWRFISRQVLSPLKDAAVHFDRIASGDLTHRVAAGADNEIGVLFAALKRMQESLTRTVAEIRRSVNEINTGSAEIASGNTNLSSRTEEQAASLEETAASMEELATAVKQNTAHAHQANALAAESRSVAMRGGEAVNQVVQTMSRISDSSRRIAEIVSVIDGIAFQTNILALNAAVEAARAGEQGKGFAVVAGEVRSLAQRSAQAAREVKDLIEQSTGNVDSGAEQVRQAGETMQEIVSSVQRVTQIMAEITEASTEQSLGIDQINRAVTQMDDVTQQNAALVEEAAAAASSLEDQAKRLAATAAFFKVPAETIIDVTPQPVALNRAYAS; translated from the coding sequence ATGTTTAAGAACCTGAAAATTCGAACCGGACTGTTTGCCGTCCTGACTCTCTTTGTCCTGGCCCTGGCGGGCGCCACCACCATGGGCTGGTCTTTTGCCAAAGCGGCCGACGACGCCGTCGACGACTTGAACCGGGTGTCCACGGAACAGACCCGTCCGCTCTACGAGACCCAGGTGCTGCTGCTGCGCACCCGCATCACGCTTGTAGCCGCCTTCCTGGATGTGCAGGCCGGCCGCGCGTCCCAGGCGCAAGCCAGCGTGGACCAGGCCGCCAAGTTCCTGGGCGACGCACGCCAGCGTTATGCCGTCTTTCAGCAGGTGCCCAAACTGTCTGACGCCGCCCGAAAAATGACGGCGGACCTGGACGGCGTGTTCGACGCTTATGTGCGCAGCATCGATGCGCTGGCGGAAGCGCTACAGAAGCAGTCCGCCGACAACTACGTCAACGCCGTGGCGCAGGCCCGTACCGCCGATGCCCAATTTGAACAGCGGATCAGTGCGCTCCTGAACCACACCGAACGCCGCGCCATCGAGATCAATGACGCCTCGGACCGGCGCTACCTGCAAGCCGAAACCGCCGCGATCATCATGTTGGGCCTGGCCCTGATCCTGGCGATTGGGTGCTGGCGGTTCATCAGCCGCCAGGTGCTGTCGCCGCTGAAAGACGCCGCCGTGCACTTTGACCGCATCGCCTCGGGCGACCTGACGCATCGCGTGGCCGCCGGGGCAGACAACGAGATCGGCGTGTTGTTCGCGGCCTTGAAGCGCATGCAGGAAAGCCTGACGCGCACCGTGGCCGAAATCCGCCGCAGCGTGAATGAAATCAACACCGGCTCGGCCGAGATCGCATCGGGCAACACCAATCTGTCTTCGCGCACGGAAGAGCAGGCCGCATCGCTGGAAGAAACCGCCGCCAGCATGGAAGAGCTGGCCACCGCCGTGAAGCAGAACACCGCACACGCCCACCAGGCCAACGCGCTGGCCGCCGAGAGCCGGAGCGTGGCCATGCGTGGCGGCGAAGCGGTGAATCAGGTGGTGCAAACCATGTCCCGCATCTCGGACAGTTCGCGCCGCATCGCGGAGATCGTCTCCGTTATCGACGGCATCGCGTTTCAGACCAACATCCTGGCCCTGAACGCGGCGGTGGAAGCCGCCCGGGCCGGCGAGCAAGGCAAGGGCTTCGCAGTGGTGGCGGGCGAGGTGCGGTCGCTGGCGCAACGCAGCGCGCAAGCCGCGCGCGAGGTCAAGGACCTGATCGAGCAATCCACGGGCAACGTGGACAGCGGCGCCGAGCAAGTGCGCCAAGCCGGTGAAACCATGCAGGAGATTGTCTCGTCGGTGCAGCGCGTGACCCAGATCATGGCTGAAATCACGGAAGCGTCGACGGAGCAGTCGCTGGGCATCGACCAGATCAACCGTGCCGTCACGCAGATGGACGACGTCACCCAACAGAATGCCGCGCTGGTGGAGGAAGCCGCCGCCGCGGCCTCGTCGCTGGAAGACCAGGCCAAACGCCTGGCCGCAACCGCCGCGTTCTTCAAGGTGCCCGCCGAAACCATTATCGACGTCACGCCGCAGCCAGTTGCGTTAAACCGCGCCTACGCAAGCTGA
- a CDS encoding autotransporter outer membrane beta-barrel domain-containing protein, whose protein sequence is MPPYQLKKRAIVLALQALGLTGACTLSLVAASPAAAQNITWNGTQSSDWQDPLNWSSASLPGTTGYLFINSVTPNAPIIDNSIAQAGIVFLGAIGGPSLTLQNGGQLTSGTAIIGNSTNGFTAGVSGLESATATVNGVGSQWNAESLNVGFYGTGTLNITGGAKAIASTTVSLGSHVGSHGTLNIVGSGSALTSGQLTVSDSGVSLVRISNHGTAQATGLLVGNSAGSQGTVEITGPGASLTTSESMTIGSRGTGTVDIKGGASATSGNRTDVGQEAGGIGKLLVSGTGSQFSTLNHWISLGYNAGSKGELIATDGALVDALQIIAGFNASTEGIIIADGPQTRLRTSSVFLVGYNGDGTATVSNGATIETANRLRIADATGSTGTVNIGAAAGNAPAAPGVVQAAQGVRFGNGTGKLVFNHSSSNYTFAPAISSLSPGMGTIDLLAGTTILTGDSSAFSGQTNVLGGALTVNGSLGGSLNVASGASLHGVGQVGTTTLQSGATLAPGKVGGTLNVAGNLTFSPGSVYQVAADPQSSTSSRVVVSGTANLAGSAVHIGPDGGFQAQQQYTILSAGTINGQFGSVSSNYAYLDPTLRYDAQNVVMQLSRKQVPGGPGSRPITFADAAQTGNQRSVANALDSLPAGNPLHDYILTLPEGETAAAFNSLSGEAHASVTSSLTGFNNTVRTVPLAYLRANLGAGMRAGAPTAQAGGTLPASALPSSNAQPAWAEVIGNWQTLKGNSDAGQVRQKTGGVFAGVDHALSGGWRLGGAVGFTDSNIQVDDRSSQADVAGYSAALFGGRVFEVGPGKLNLMAGTSYTWHDISTERHASVSGVSQALTADYGASTTQLFGELGYALPVSERVSIEPFVGLAWSDTRTRGFSESGGSAALRGQKDSNKQTTSTLGLRALTDFAVGQTEGRLQATLGWRHAFGDVQSQTIMSFDGGQAFSVAGAPIARDAAMAELGVETAITRNATIGLTYSGQFGGGNRENAGSLHMTWRY, encoded by the coding sequence ATGCCTCCTTACCAACTGAAAAAACGGGCGATTGTTCTTGCGTTGCAAGCGCTTGGCCTGACCGGCGCCTGCACGCTAAGCCTGGTTGCCGCTTCGCCGGCGGCCGCGCAGAACATTACATGGAACGGCACGCAAAGCAGTGATTGGCAAGACCCGCTGAATTGGTCGTCGGCATCGCTTCCCGGCACCACCGGTTATCTATTCATCAATAGCGTGACGCCTAACGCCCCCATTATTGACAACAGCATTGCACAGGCAGGCATCGTATTTCTTGGTGCCATCGGCGGGCCATCGCTCACCCTGCAAAATGGCGGACAGCTGACCAGCGGCACCGCCATTATCGGCAACTCCACCAATGGTTTTACGGCCGGCGTTTCCGGACTTGAATCCGCCACGGCCACCGTTAATGGCGTTGGCTCCCAATGGAACGCGGAATCGTTAAACGTTGGCTTTTATGGCACGGGCACGCTGAACATTACGGGCGGCGCCAAAGCCATCGCATCCACCACTGTTTCGCTGGGATCCCACGTGGGATCCCACGGCACGCTGAATATCGTGGGTTCCGGTAGCGCGTTGACGTCCGGGCAGCTCACCGTCAGCGACAGCGGCGTCAGCCTCGTCAGGATTTCCAATCACGGCACGGCGCAGGCTACCGGCTTGCTGGTTGGCAATAGCGCGGGCTCGCAAGGCACTGTCGAAATCACTGGCCCGGGGGCTTCACTGACAACCAGCGAAAGCATGACGATTGGCTCCCGTGGTACGGGCACGGTAGACATCAAAGGTGGCGCCTCGGCCACGTCCGGGAACCGAACCGATGTGGGGCAAGAGGCAGGTGGTATTGGCAAGCTATTGGTTTCCGGCACCGGCAGCCAGTTTTCAACGTTAAACCATTGGATTTCCCTTGGCTACAACGCAGGATCAAAGGGCGAATTGATCGCGACCGACGGCGCGCTGGTCGATGCGCTTCAGATTATCGCGGGGTTCAACGCATCAACCGAAGGCATCATCATCGCCGATGGCCCGCAAACCAGGCTCAGAACCTCCAGCGTCTTCCTGGTTGGCTATAACGGCGATGGCACCGCCACCGTGTCCAACGGCGCCACCATCGAAACGGCGAACCGACTCCGGATCGCCGATGCCACGGGCTCGACCGGCACCGTGAATATCGGCGCGGCCGCGGGCAATGCCCCCGCGGCGCCAGGTGTGGTGCAGGCGGCGCAGGGCGTGCGCTTTGGCAACGGGACCGGCAAGCTGGTCTTCAACCATTCCAGCTCGAACTACACCTTTGCCCCCGCCATCAGCTCCTTGTCGCCAGGCATGGGCACCATCGATCTGCTGGCGGGAACGACCATATTGACGGGCGATTCCAGCGCTTTCAGCGGGCAGACCAACGTGCTGGGCGGCGCCTTGACGGTGAACGGCAGCTTGGGCGGCTCCCTGAACGTGGCCAGCGGCGCCTCTCTGCACGGCGTGGGCCAGGTCGGCACGACCACGCTGCAAAGCGGCGCCACCCTGGCGCCGGGCAAAGTCGGCGGCACGCTGAATGTGGCCGGAAACCTGACGTTCTCGCCGGGTTCGGTCTACCAGGTGGCGGCCGATCCGCAATCGTCGACAAGCAGCCGTGTGGTGGTCAGCGGTACGGCGAATCTGGCGGGGTCGGCGGTTCACATCGGGCCGGACGGCGGGTTCCAGGCGCAACAGCAATACACCATTCTTAGCGCGGGCACGATCAATGGGCAGTTCGGCAGCGTATCGTCCAACTACGCTTATCTGGACCCCACCTTGCGCTACGACGCCCAGAACGTGGTGATGCAGCTTAGCCGCAAGCAGGTGCCCGGAGGCCCGGGTTCCCGCCCCATCACCTTTGCCGACGCGGCGCAAACCGGCAACCAGCGATCCGTGGCCAACGCCCTGGACAGCCTGCCCGCCGGCAATCCGCTGCACGACTACATCCTGACGCTGCCCGAAGGCGAGACGGCCGCAGCCTTCAACAGCTTGTCTGGCGAAGCGCATGCCAGCGTTACGTCCAGCCTCACAGGCTTCAACAACACGGTGCGTACCGTGCCCCTGGCCTACCTGCGCGCCAATCTGGGCGCGGGCATGCGGGCGGGCGCTCCCACGGCGCAAGCCGGTGGCACCCTGCCCGCTTCCGCCTTGCCCTCCTCTAACGCGCAGCCCGCCTGGGCCGAAGTCATCGGCAATTGGCAGACCTTGAAAGGCAACAGCGACGCCGGACAAGTCCGCCAGAAGACAGGCGGCGTCTTCGCCGGCGTCGACCATGCCTTAAGCGGCGGCTGGCGACTGGGTGGCGCCGTGGGATTCACCGACAGCAACATTCAAGTGGACGACCGTTCGTCCCAGGCGGACGTTGCCGGCTACAGCGCGGCGCTGTTTGGCGGCAGAGTGTTTGAAGTCGGCCCCGGCAAGTTGAACCTGATGGCCGGTACCTCCTACACCTGGCACGACATTTCCACCGAACGCCACGCCAGCGTCTCGGGCGTGTCCCAGGCGCTGACCGCCGACTATGGCGCCAGCACCACCCAGTTGTTCGGCGAGCTGGGCTACGCCTTGCCCGTGTCGGAGCGCGTCAGTATCGAGCCCTTCGTCGGCCTGGCCTGGAGCGATACGCGCACCCGCGGCTTCTCGGAGTCCGGCGGTTCCGCCGCATTGCGCGGACAGAAGGACAGCAACAAACAAACCACCAGCACGCTGGGCTTGCGCGCGTTGACGGACTTTGCGGTGGGCCAGACCGAAGGCCGCCTGCAGGCAACCTTGGGCTGGCGGCACGCTTTTGGCGACGTGCAGTCTCAGACCATCATGTCCTTCGATGGCGGCCAGGCCTTCAGCGTGGCAGGCGCGCCCATCGCACGCGACGCCGCGATGGCTGAGCTTGGCGTCGAAACCGCGATCACCAGGAATGCCACCATTGGGCTGACCTACAGCGGCCAATTCGGCGGCGGCAACCGCGAAAACGCGGGTTCCCTGCATATGACCTGGCGGTATTGA
- a CDS encoding ClpX C4-type zinc finger protein: protein MNRALACIFCHSTLAQGAPLLEKNGAAICKNCVDQFSERFTERAWVMAATLEEQLDVLLEESRRALAQSESLSERARSCGLSLHALSGAATRTPS, encoded by the coding sequence ATGAATCGCGCACTTGCCTGTATTTTTTGCCATTCGACGCTGGCACAGGGCGCGCCGCTGCTTGAAAAGAACGGCGCCGCCATCTGCAAAAACTGCGTGGACCAATTCTCGGAACGTTTTACTGAACGAGCGTGGGTCATGGCGGCCACGCTGGAAGAACAGCTGGATGTGCTGCTGGAAGAAAGCAGGCGCGCGTTGGCGCAAAGTGAATCGCTGTCCGAACGCGCCCGCAGTTGCGGATTAAGCCTGCACGCCTTGTCGGGTGCGGCGACTCGCACACCGTCCTGA